TTGTCATTCTGTCCGGAAAGACGGCTTGCCCGATGCCTAGACCTGCGCCCGGTAACCTGGCTTGAACCACAGTACAGGTTGGCGGACCGGGTAGTTGCGCACGATTTCTTCGAGCGTGGGATCGGGATTCAGAGTGCGCCAAAGTTCAACGTACTCCGGCCGGGCCAGCGCGATCCCGCCGAACAGCAGGCTCGAGTGCCGCACCGGCCAGTCATCCCAATACATGACGTCGTGCGCAAAGGGCCACGCGTTCTTGTTTTTCAGGTAGGGGAACATGAACGCCATTGCCTTCTTCATTCCCCTGCCATCCGGCAGATCGAAGCTCCACAGGTTGTCGTCAGGCCGGCTGAGTATCTGGCACACGCTTGCCATTGCATCCAGGTTGAAAAGACAATAACCGTACGGTTTCGTGCGCCTCAATTCCTGCGGGAAGCTTCCATCAGCGGCAATCTGGTTTGGCACAATAACGGTCTTGAAGCGATTCCGGCAGTATCCGATAAGCTCATCGTTGCCAGTCAATCGCGCAAACTCGGCAACCTGCATGAGCCAGCAGGTACCGTGGTTGTTCTTCGCGTCCCGTTCTTCCTGACCATTGCGAGAAGACGTCATCCACTTCAGATACTCGGCAAACCACTCCTTCACGCCGTCGAGCTCAGTTTTTGCAAGCGACCGCGAACCGGCAAGAACCGCGATTGCGCGCGCTACTTCGACCAGATGCAGCGTGTCGATGATGCCAATTCCTCGTCCTGTCGTCCTCCCATGAATAGCTTGGGCGTACTTTAAATTCGGGTTCATGGATGTTGCTGACGCGAGAAACCAGGCACGCAGGTGGCGCACTGCATGAGCCGAATACCGTTCGTCCTTAGTCAGCAACCATGCGGCCGTCAACGCCGGGACGCGGACGCTCAACTGCATTAGGGCGTGGCGATGAGCAACAAAATTGTCCGGGTTTGTCATGCCGTCACGCTGGATGTATGGGCCGCCGGGATTCTCCGGATCGGGCCACCAATAGTCGCCTTCGGAAAAGTAGTCGTGCTTTCCCCCGGCACTTCGAGGACTGCTGTAGGCGGTGATAGTGATCGGGGGCTCAGTCAAGTAGCGGGTTGCTGCCTTCAGTACCCTGCCACGATCGATCTCGCTGATGTCGAGAACACCCTCTCCTTGCTTGACCCCAAATTTCGCGAAAGCCGACTCGGTGCTCAGGGAGATGGCGACAGCGGTTGCTGCGGCGCAGAATTCTCTGCGCGAAATGAGGCTCTTTGTCATAAGTGTGCTCTACCGTCCTAACCAGCTGACTCAGCGCGCCACTGCTTGAACTCCAAGCATATTTTTACGTTCGTGCGCTGGCAGTAATTTCGGCCACTGCCTTGCTCTCCAAAGAAGTATTGGCCGTTTCGCTCGGATAGACTACTCCCGGTTTTTACGATTTCCCAGACAAAACTTTAGCGGTACAATTGCGGGAATTTTGTGGGACATGATTGGTTATTGGCTGAGGTCCCACAGCGGAAGCGCACTCGCTTTCCGTAGCGACAGCTCGGCTAATGCCCGAAAGCATACCTGGATCGCAGCAGTTTGAGCTGTTGTTCGCATTACTAGTTTGCAAATGAAAAAGATGTAACTCAACCAGCGCGAGGACATAATGAGCCGTTTCCGTTTCGTATTATTCTGCGCAGTTATTTGTTCGATTCTTGGTGGTACAAGTCTCGCAGCATCGGACTGGCGGTTGAAAAGTCCAAACGGAGCGCTGCAGATATCCGTTCAGAACAACAAGAACGGTAAGCTAACCTATGAAGTTCGGCGTCAGGGCAGGCCGGTAATCGCAAGCTCCGCCATGGGAATCGTGGTGGATGGAGTGGATCTGGCGGAGGGTGCCGAGATCGGCCGCGTCGAACGCTACCGGATCAATGAGACTTATCCCTGGAATGGCGCGCACTCTAAAGCCGTCAACAACTGCAATGGCGCACGGATTTCCATGCAGCCAGAGCAGGGTAAAAAGCCTTTCACGCTGGATGTGCGTGTCTTCAACGATGGCGTGGCGTTCCGTTACATCGTTGCAGGAAGCGATCGACCGCAAGTGCCCGATGAAGCGACTTCGTTCCGCATCCCGGCTGGCAGTACCGTCTGGTATCACGGGATTCGCGGCCACTACGAAGGTGTCTACGCCAGGAAGGCAATCAGTGAATTATCCGCAGGCGAGTGGGCCGCATCGCCGCTGACGTTCGAACTTCCAAACGGTGGCGGCTACGGCTCGATCACAGAAGGCGCGCTTACCAACTACGCCGGCATGGGACTGCAGACGGACGGCCAGCTTGGGTTTGCAGCACGACTCGCCCACGCTCAGCCCGCGTCATATCCGTTCACGCTGCGGTACGGCGAAGAAGAGGCTAAGCGTTTGTCGCAACCCGCAGCCATCGCGGGAGTCATTCAGACACCGTGGCGGGTGATCACGGCGGTGGCGGATTTGAACGCGTTAGTCAATTCCGACATTCTGGCAAACGTCTCTGAACCGCCAGGTCCGAAGTTTTTCCCCAAGGGGATCGCGACCGAATGGGTGAAACCCGGCCGTGCAGTCTGGAGATACCTCGATGGAGGAGAGAACACCATCGAGGAACTGAAGAATTTCTCGCGATTGGCCGGAGAGCTGGGATTCGAATACCACGTAGTAGAAGGCGTGTGGCGCAGGTGG
The nucleotide sequence above comes from Clostridia bacterium. Encoded proteins:
- a CDS encoding alginate lyase family protein codes for the protein MTKSLISRREFCAAATAVAISLSTESAFAKFGVKQGEGVLDISEIDRGRVLKAATRYLTEPPITITAYSSPRSAGGKHDYFSEGDYWWPDPENPGGPYIQRDGMTNPDNFVAHRHALMQLSVRVPALTAAWLLTKDERYSAHAVRHLRAWFLASATSMNPNLKYAQAIHGRTTGRGIGIIDTLHLVEVARAIAVLAGSRSLAKTELDGVKEWFAEYLKWMTSSRNGQEERDAKNNHGTCWLMQVAEFARLTGNDELIGYCRNRFKTVIVPNQIAADGSFPQELRRTKPYGYCLFNLDAMASVCQILSRPDDNLWSFDLPDGRGMKKAMAFMFPYLKNKNAWPFAHDVMYWDDWPVRHSSLLFGGIALARPEYVELWRTLNPDPTLEEIVRNYPVRQPVLWFKPGYRAQV
- a CDS encoding glycoside hydrolase family 97 N-terminal domain-containing protein, with the protein product MKSPNGALQISVQNNKNGKLTYEVRRQGRPVIASSAMGIVVDGVDLAEGAEIGRVERYRINETYPWNGAHSKAVNNCNGARISMQPEQGKKPFTLDVRVFNDGVAFRYIVAGSDRPQVPDEATSFRIPAGSTVWYHGIRGHYEGVYARKAISELSAGEWAASPLTFELPNGGGYGSITEGALTNYAGMGLQTDGQLGFAARLAHAQPASYPFTLRYGEEEAKRLSQPAAIAGVIQTPWRVITAVADLNALVNSDILANVSEPPGPKFFPKGIATEWVKPGRAVWRYLDGGENTIEELKNFSRLAGELGFEYHVVEGVWRRWTDEELRDFVEYSNKHNVRVIVWVFSKNLRDPDQRRSLFSKLHSMGVAGLKIDFFDHEAKEMMDLYDACLRDAAEFQLVLELHGCNKPTGENRTWPNELTKEGVYGLEHRSMASWGEHNATLPFTRLTAGPADYTPMIFGERRKETSWPHQIASAALLSSPLTIIAANPKNILENPAVELIKAIPSTWDETIVLPVSRIGEVAAFARRKGDRWFIAIMNGPKARTVKVDLRFLGGGNYKATLVRDKMDDPSAEKIDSTTVTRKDSLEIELRAGGGFIGAFSTKAGS